In a single window of the Nicotiana tomentosiformis chromosome 10, ASM39032v3, whole genome shotgun sequence genome:
- the LOC104089129 gene encoding transcription factor IIIA-like, whose amino-acid sequence MGEEKREVIFRDIRRYYCEFCGICRSKKSLISSHILSHHQDEMERRKDEANEDAKRKEGPKMNICEECGVSFQKPAHLKQHMQSHSLERPFVCHIDDCQSSYRRKDHLTRHLLQHQGRLFECPVDGCKRSFSIQGNMTRHVKEMHDQCASPEANLPKQYVCSEPGCGKVFKFASKLNKHEDSHVKLATMEALCLEPGCMKHFTNEKCLKEHIESCHQHIVCEICGTKQLKKNIKRHLRTHEEESTSERIKCEFQDCQHTFSTKSNLIQHVKAVHLGDKPFSCGIAGCGMKFAFKHVRDRHEKSGCHVYTPGDFVEADQQFRSRPRGGRKRKLPVFEAIMRKRITPPSGTDPVFYQGSEYLSWLLSAESDEEL is encoded by the exons ATGGGAGAAGAGAAGAGAGAAGTAATATTCAGAGACATAAGACGATATTATTGTGAATTTTGTGGAATTTGCCGCTCGAAAAAGTCCCTCATCTCCTCTCATATCCTCTCCCATCATCAA GATGAAATGGAGAGGCGGAAAGATGAGGCAAATGAAGATGCAAAGAGAAAGGAAGGCCCAAAAATGAATATTTGTGAAGAATGTGGTGTGAGCTTTCAGAAGCCTGCTCATTTGAAGCAGCATATGCAGAGTCATTCACTCGAG AGGCCATTTGTATGCCATATAGATGACTGCCAGTCCAGCTACCGTAGAAAGGATCACTTGACGAGACATCTCTTGCAGCACCAAGGGAGGTTGTTTGAGTGTCCCGTTGATGGTTGCAAACGTTCATTTAGTATTCAAGGCAACATGACTCGGCATGTCAAAGAGATGCATGACCAGTGTGCCTCCCCTGAGGCTAATCTTCCAAAGCAGTATGTCTGTTCAGAACCTGGTTGTGGGAAGGTGTTTAAATTTGCATCCAAATTAAATAAGCATGAAGATTCTCATG TCAAGTTGGCGACGATGGAGGCACTTTGTTTAGAGCCAGGCTGTATGAAACATTTCACAAATGAGAAATGCCTCAAGGAACACATAGAGAGTTGCCACCAGCATATTGTGTGTGAAATATGTGGAACCAAGCAACTGAAGAAAAATATTAAGCGGCATCTCCGCACGCATGAAGAAGAGTCTACATCGGAGAGAATAAAATGTGAATTCCAGGATTGTCAGCACACTTTCTCCACT AAATCAAATCTTATTCAGCATGTCAAAGCTGTGCACCTGGGGGATAAACCATTCTCATGTGGCATTGCTGGTTGTGGTATGAAATTTGCCTTCAAGCATGTGAGAGATAGACATGAAAAATCAGGCTGCCATGTTTATACTCCA GGTGATTTTGTAGAGGCTGACCAGCAATTCCGTTCTAGACCAAGAGGTGGTAGGAAGAGGAAGCTTCCTGTTTTCGAGGCCATTATGCGGAAAAGGATAACACCACCCAGTGGTACAGATCCCGTGTTCTATCAAGGATCAGAGTATCTCTCATGGTTACTCTCAGCAGAATCAGATGAAGAGCTGTGA